The Pseudomonas extremaustralis genome contains a region encoding:
- a CDS encoding HAD family hydrolase: MTIRAVVFDFGGVLFDWNPHHLYRKLIADDHERQWFLDTICTQAWNTEQDAGRSLADATRSLIDEYPHHHALIQAYYDRWHEMLLGPLPEGVAILTALHQANMPLFGLTNWSAETFPYARAHYPFLQIFRDIVVSGEVKLIKPDAAIYHASLDQVRAHLPDIEAREVVFIDDVTGNIEAAVALGWQGIHHVSAERTAAQLRALGVGF, from the coding sequence ATGACGATTCGTGCAGTGGTTTTTGATTTCGGCGGTGTCCTGTTCGACTGGAACCCGCATCACCTGTATCGCAAGCTGATTGCCGACGATCACGAACGGCAATGGTTCCTCGACACGATCTGCACCCAGGCCTGGAACACCGAGCAGGATGCCGGCCGCAGCCTGGCCGATGCCACGCGCAGCCTGATCGACGAATACCCTCACCACCACGCCTTGATCCAGGCCTATTACGACCGCTGGCATGAAATGCTGCTTGGCCCGTTGCCCGAAGGCGTGGCCATTCTCACGGCGCTGCACCAGGCCAATATGCCGCTGTTCGGGCTCACCAATTGGTCGGCCGAGACCTTTCCTTATGCGCGCGCCCATTACCCCTTCCTTCAGATTTTCCGCGACATCGTGGTGTCCGGCGAAGTGAAGCTGATCAAGCCCGACGCGGCGATCTATCACGCCAGCCTTGACCAGGTGCGTGCGCACCTGCCGGATATTGAGGCCCGGGAAGTGGTGTTCATCGATGATGTCACCGGCAATATCGAGGCCGCCGTCGCCCTCGGCTGGCAAGGCATTCATCATGTGTCGGCCGAGCGCACCGCTGCGCAGTTGCGAGCGTTGGGCGTGGGTTTCTAG
- the mupP gene encoding N-acetylmuramic acid 6-phosphate phosphatase MupP, translating to MKLRAVLFDMDGTLLDTAPDFIAICQAMRADRGLEPIHDQHIRDEISGGARAMVAVTFSMDPESPGFEELRQEFLERYLEGCAIHSALFDGMAELLEDIEKSNLIWGVVTNKPVRFAEPIMQQLGLAERSALLICPDHVKNSKPDPEPLILACKMLDLDPASVLFVGDDLRDIESGRDAGTRTAAVTYGYIHPDDNPRHWGADVVVDHPLELRKVLDHALCSC from the coding sequence GTGAAGTTGCGAGCGGTTCTCTTCGATATGGACGGTACCCTGCTGGACACCGCTCCGGACTTTATCGCCATCTGCCAGGCCATGCGCGCCGACCGCGGCCTGGAGCCGATTCACGACCAGCACATCCGCGATGAAATCTCCGGCGGCGCGCGGGCGATGGTCGCCGTGACCTTCTCGATGGACCCGGAGTCCCCTGGCTTTGAAGAGCTGCGTCAGGAGTTCCTGGAGCGCTACCTCGAGGGCTGCGCGATCCACAGCGCTCTGTTCGACGGCATGGCCGAACTGCTGGAGGACATCGAGAAGTCCAACTTGATCTGGGGCGTGGTCACCAACAAGCCGGTGCGCTTCGCCGAGCCGATCATGCAGCAGTTGGGCCTGGCCGAACGTTCGGCGCTGCTGATTTGCCCGGACCACGTGAAGAACAGCAAACCGGACCCGGAACCGCTGATCCTGGCGTGCAAGATGCTCGACCTGGACCCGGCCAGCGTGTTGTTCGTAGGCGATGACCTGCGTGACATCGAGTCCGGTCGCGACGCCGGCACGCGTACGGCGGCGGTCACCTATGGCTACATCCACCCGGATGACAACCCGCGCCACTGGGGCGCCGATGTGGTGGTGGACCACCCACTGGAATTGCGCAAAGTGCTGGATCACGCACTGTGCAGTTGCTGA
- a CDS encoding TRZ/ATZ family hydrolase produces MTSTAAPLDLLLLPTWLVPVEPAGVVLKDHGLGIRDGRIAFIGPRTAALKLSAREVRELPGMLLSPGLINAHGHAAMSLFRGLADDLPLMTWLEKHIWPAEAKRVDEAFVRDGTDLAIAEQLKGGITCFCDMYFYPKVASDCVHNSGMRAQIAIPILDFPIPGASSADEAIRQGIELFGDLKHHPRIKITFGPHAPYTVNDDNLEKIRVIAEELDAGIHMHLHETAHEVQRAVEQTGERPLARLGRLGLLGPRFQAVHMTQISEDDLALLVESNTSVIHCPESNLKLASGFCPVERLWQAGVNVAIGTDGAASNNDLDLLGETRTAAMLAKAVAGSATALDAHRALRMATLNGARAMGMESEIGSLEVGKAADIVAFDLSGLAQQPIYDPVSQLIYATGRDCVKHLWVAGKQLLDDRQLTRMDEQQLTAMAIAWGQRISGHHE; encoded by the coding sequence ATGACCTCCACTGCTGCCCCGCTCGACTTGCTGTTGCTGCCGACCTGGCTGGTACCTGTCGAGCCCGCCGGTGTAGTACTCAAGGACCATGGCCTGGGTATCCGTGATGGGCGCATCGCTTTTATCGGCCCACGGACGGCGGCGTTGAAGCTTTCGGCCCGCGAAGTGCGGGAGCTGCCGGGCATGCTGCTCAGCCCCGGCTTGATCAACGCCCACGGGCATGCGGCGATGAGCTTGTTCCGCGGCCTGGCCGATGACCTGCCGCTGATGACCTGGCTGGAAAAACACATCTGGCCCGCCGAGGCCAAACGGGTCGACGAAGCCTTCGTCCGCGACGGCACCGACCTGGCTATCGCCGAACAGCTCAAGGGTGGCATCACCTGCTTCTGCGACATGTACTTCTACCCCAAGGTCGCCAGCGACTGCGTGCATAACAGCGGGATGCGCGCACAGATAGCGATCCCGATCCTCGACTTCCCGATCCCCGGCGCCAGCAGTGCCGATGAGGCGATCCGCCAGGGCATCGAGCTGTTCGGCGACCTCAAGCACCACCCGCGCATCAAGATTACCTTCGGTCCCCACGCGCCCTACACGGTGAACGATGACAACCTGGAAAAGATCCGGGTGATCGCCGAAGAACTGGACGCAGGCATCCACATGCACCTGCACGAGACCGCCCATGAGGTACAACGGGCTGTCGAACAGACCGGCGAACGTCCATTGGCGCGCCTGGGTCGCCTCGGGCTGCTGGGCCCGCGCTTCCAGGCCGTTCACATGACCCAAATCAGCGAGGACGACCTGGCTTTGCTGGTAGAAAGCAACACCAGCGTGATCCACTGCCCGGAATCGAACCTGAAACTGGCCAGCGGCTTCTGCCCGGTGGAGCGTCTGTGGCAAGCTGGCGTCAATGTGGCCATCGGCACCGATGGCGCCGCCAGCAACAATGACCTCGACCTGCTGGGCGAAACCCGCACCGCCGCGATGCTGGCCAAGGCCGTCGCCGGTTCGGCCACCGCCCTGGATGCGCACCGCGCGCTGCGCATGGCCACCCTCAACGGTGCCCGGGCCATGGGCATGGAAAGCGAGATTGGCTCGCTGGAAGTAGGCAAGGCGGCGGATATTGTGGCTTTCGATCTTTCAGGGCTGGCGCAACAACCGATCTACGATCCGGTCTCACAGCTTATATATGCCACCGGACGCGATTGCGTGAAACACCTTTGGGTCGCCGGCAAGCAGTTGCTCGACGATCGGCAATTGACCCGCATGGATGAGCAACAGTTGACCGCCATGGCCATCGCCTGGGGCCAACGCATCAGCGGGCACCACGAATAA
- the fabV gene encoding enoyl-ACP reductase FabV, with protein MIIKPRVRGFICVTAHPVGCEANVKQQIDYVTKHGAIEGGPKKVLVLGASTGYGLAARISAAFGCGADTLGVFFEKEGEEGKLSSAGWYNSAAFEKFAVEKGLYAKSINGDAFSDDIKRLTIETIKKDLGKIDLVVYSLAAPRRTDPQGVVHNSTLKPIGKAVTLRGINTDKGVVVDTTLEPATQEEIDGTVKVMGGEDWQLWIDALRDADVLAEGAKTTAFTYLGEKLTQDIYWNGSIGEAKKDLDKKVLTLRDNLAALKGDARVSVLKAVVTQASSAIPIMPLYLSLLFKVMKEQGTHEGCIEQVYGLFKDSLYGSQPKLDADGRLRADLAELEPKVQDAVAALWNQVTDENVNEISDFAGYKAEFLRLFGFEIDGVDYEADVNPTVKIKGLIQA; from the coding sequence ATGATCATCAAACCGCGGGTTCGTGGCTTTATCTGTGTGACCGCTCACCCTGTTGGCTGTGAAGCGAACGTCAAGCAACAGATCGACTACGTAACCAAGCACGGCGCCATTGAAGGCGGCCCGAAGAAGGTGCTGGTCCTCGGCGCTTCCACCGGTTACGGCCTGGCTGCGCGCATCAGTGCCGCGTTCGGTTGCGGCGCCGACACCCTGGGCGTGTTTTTTGAGAAAGAAGGCGAAGAAGGCAAGCTCAGCTCCGCCGGCTGGTACAACAGCGCTGCATTCGAGAAGTTTGCTGTCGAAAAAGGCCTGTACGCCAAGAGCATCAATGGCGATGCGTTCTCCGACGACATCAAGCGCCTGACCATCGAGACCATCAAGAAAGACCTGGGCAAGATCGACCTGGTCGTCTACAGCCTGGCCGCGCCACGCCGCACCGACCCGCAAGGCGTGGTGCACAACTCCACCCTCAAGCCGATCGGCAAGGCCGTAACCCTGCGTGGGATCAACACCGACAAAGGCGTTGTGGTCGACACCACCCTTGAACCGGCCACCCAGGAAGAAATCGACGGCACCGTGAAAGTCATGGGCGGCGAAGACTGGCAGCTGTGGATCGACGCGCTGCGTGACGCCGACGTCCTGGCCGAAGGCGCCAAGACCACCGCGTTCACCTACCTGGGCGAGAAGCTGACCCAGGACATCTACTGGAACGGCTCCATCGGCGAAGCCAAGAAGGACCTGGACAAGAAAGTCCTGACCCTGCGCGACAACCTCGCCGCGCTGAAGGGCGACGCCCGTGTGTCGGTGCTCAAGGCCGTGGTCACCCAGGCCAGTTCGGCGATCCCGATCATGCCGCTGTACCTGTCGCTGCTGTTCAAGGTGATGAAAGAGCAGGGCACCCATGAAGGCTGCATCGAGCAGGTCTACGGCCTGTTCAAGGACAGCCTGTACGGCAGCCAGCCGAAACTCGACGCCGACGGCCGCCTGCGCGCCGACCTGGCCGAACTGGAGCCGAAGGTCCAGGACGCCGTGGCGGCGCTGTGGAACCAGGTCACCGATGAGAACGTCAACGAGATCAGCGACTTTGCCGGCTACAAGGCTGAGTTCCTGCGCTTGTTCGGCTTCGAGATCGACGGCGTGGACTACGAGGCGGATGTGAATCCGACCGTGAAGATCAAGGGCCTGATCCAGGCTTAA
- a CDS encoding nucleobase:cation symporter-2 family protein, whose product MTIPKASPQRPEDENLGVAANMAYGLQHVLTMYGGIVAVPLIVGQAAGLAPADIGLLIAASLFAGGLATLLQTLGLPFFGCQLPLVQGVSFAGVATMVAIVGSDGAGGVPAILGAVMAASLIGLLITPVFSRITQFFPPLVTGIVITTIGLTLMPVAARWAMGGNSRAADFGSVPNIGLAALTLVLVLLLSKVGSATISRLSILLAMVIGTVIAVLLGMADFSGVTQGPMFGFPTPFHFGMPTFHVAAIISMCIVVMVTLVETSADILAVGEIIDTKVDSKRLGNGLRADMLSSLFAPIFGSFTQSAFAQNVGLVAVTGVKSRFVVATGGVFLVILGLLPFMGRVIAAVPTSVLGGAGIVLFGTVAASGIRTLSKVDYRNNMNLIIVATSIGFGMIPIAAPSFYDQFPGWFATIFHSGISSSAIMAILLNLAFNHFTAGNSDQQSVFVAGTERSLCFQDVAALRDGDYFSGGKLFDAEGKEIPLLADAPRKTAKPETSEA is encoded by the coding sequence ATGACTATCCCGAAGGCGTCACCGCAGCGACCCGAAGATGAGAATCTCGGCGTCGCCGCCAACATGGCTTACGGCCTGCAACATGTGCTCACCATGTACGGCGGCATCGTTGCGGTCCCGTTGATCGTCGGCCAGGCGGCGGGGCTGGCGCCCGCGGATATCGGCCTGTTGATCGCGGCGTCGCTGTTCGCCGGTGGCCTGGCCACGCTGTTGCAGACCCTCGGCCTGCCGTTCTTTGGTTGCCAGTTGCCGCTGGTGCAGGGTGTGTCGTTTGCCGGGGTGGCAACCATGGTGGCGATTGTCGGCAGCGACGGCGCCGGTGGTGTGCCGGCGATTCTCGGGGCGGTGATGGCCGCGTCGTTGATCGGACTGCTGATCACCCCGGTGTTCTCACGGATCACCCAGTTTTTCCCGCCGCTGGTCACCGGTATCGTGATCACCACCATCGGCTTGACCCTGATGCCCGTGGCGGCGCGCTGGGCCATGGGCGGTAACAGCCGCGCGGCGGATTTCGGCAGCGTGCCCAATATCGGCCTGGCGGCGCTGACCCTGGTGCTGGTGCTGCTGTTGAGCAAGGTCGGCAGTGCCACCATTTCGCGCTTGTCGATCCTGCTGGCGATGGTGATCGGCACCGTGATCGCGGTACTGCTGGGCATGGCTGATTTTTCCGGTGTTACCCAGGGGCCGATGTTCGGCTTCCCCACGCCGTTTCACTTCGGCATGCCCACCTTTCATGTGGCTGCGATCATTTCCATGTGCATCGTGGTGATGGTGACCCTGGTGGAGACCTCGGCGGACATCCTGGCGGTGGGGGAGATCATCGACACCAAGGTCGACTCCAAGCGCCTCGGCAATGGCCTGCGCGCGGATATGCTGTCGAGCCTGTTTGCGCCGATCTTCGGCTCGTTCACCCAGAGTGCCTTCGCCCAGAACGTCGGCCTGGTGGCGGTGACTGGGGTGAAGAGCCGTTTTGTGGTGGCCACGGGTGGGGTGTTCCTGGTGATCCTCGGCCTGCTGCCGTTCATGGGCCGGGTGATCGCGGCGGTACCGACTTCAGTGCTGGGCGGCGCCGGGATCGTGCTGTTCGGTACGGTGGCGGCCAGTGGCATTCGCACCTTGTCCAAAGTGGACTATCGCAACAACATGAACCTGATCATCGTCGCCACCTCCATCGGCTTTGGCATGATCCCGATCGCCGCGCCCAGTTTCTACGATCAGTTCCCCGGCTGGTTCGCGACCATTTTCCACTCGGGGATCAGCTCCTCGGCGATCATGGCGATCCTGCTGAACCTGGCGTTCAACCACTTCACCGCCGGTAATTCGGACCAGCAGTCAGTGTTCGTGGCGGGGACTGAGCGCAGCTTGTGCTTCCAGGACGTGGCGGCGTTGCGCGACGGCGATTACTTCAGTGGCGGCAAGCTGTTCGATGCCGAGGGCAAGGAGATTCCGTTGTTGGCGGATGCCCCAAGGAAAACCGCAAAGCCTGAAACCAGCGAGGCCTGA
- a CDS encoding aspartate aminotransferase family protein — translation MTAACLMTTYQPLALSFIRGLGTRLWDQQGREYLDAVAGVAVTNVGHSHPRLVAAISEQAGLLLHTSNLYSIDWQQRLAQRLTSLSGLDRAFFNNSGAEANETALKLARLHGWKKGIEEPVVVVMENAFHGRTLGTMAASDGPSVRLGFQRLPGDFLKVRFGDMAAIEAITQTFGTRIAAVLLEPIQGESGVVPAPAGYLQALRDHCTRHGWLMMLDEIQTGIGRTGAWFAFQHEGIVPDVMTLAKGLGNGVPIGACLARAAVAQLFTPGSHGSTFGGNPLACRVGCTVLDIIEGQGLLHNAAQQGARLLARLRVELSEHPQVLAIRGQGLMIGIELASPCRDLAQRAAQEHALLINVTRGKIIRLLPPLTLDAKEVEMIVRGITRLLDQDR, via the coding sequence ATGACTGCCGCCTGTCTGATGACCACCTATCAACCCCTCGCCTTGAGTTTCATCCGTGGCCTGGGCACGCGCCTGTGGGATCAACAGGGTCGCGAATACCTGGATGCGGTGGCGGGCGTGGCAGTGACCAATGTCGGCCATTCCCACCCCAGGTTAGTGGCGGCCATCAGCGAACAGGCGGGCCTGCTGCTGCATACGTCCAACCTGTACAGCATCGACTGGCAGCAGCGGCTGGCCCAGCGCCTGACGTCGCTGTCCGGCCTGGACCGTGCCTTTTTCAACAACTCCGGTGCCGAAGCCAACGAAACAGCGCTGAAACTGGCGCGCCTGCATGGGTGGAAAAAGGGCATCGAAGAGCCAGTGGTGGTGGTGATGGAGAACGCCTTTCATGGCCGCACCCTCGGCACCATGGCCGCGAGCGACGGGCCCTCGGTGCGCTTGGGTTTCCAGCGCCTGCCAGGGGATTTTCTCAAGGTCAGGTTTGGTGACATGGCGGCAATAGAGGCGATCACCCAGACGTTCGGCACGCGCATCGCAGCAGTCCTGCTCGAGCCGATCCAGGGTGAAAGTGGTGTAGTGCCGGCGCCGGCCGGTTACCTGCAAGCCCTGCGCGATCACTGCACCCGTCATGGCTGGCTGATGATGCTCGACGAAATCCAGACCGGCATCGGCCGCACCGGCGCCTGGTTTGCGTTCCAGCACGAAGGCATCGTGCCGGACGTGATGACCCTGGCCAAAGGCCTCGGCAATGGCGTGCCCATCGGCGCCTGCCTGGCTCGGGCCGCCGTGGCGCAACTGTTCACACCCGGCAGCCATGGCAGCACCTTTGGCGGCAACCCGCTCGCCTGCCGAGTGGGCTGCACGGTGCTGGACATCATTGAAGGGCAAGGCTTGTTGCACAACGCCGCGCAACAGGGCGCACGCTTGCTGGCACGGCTGCGGGTGGAATTGAGCGAACACCCGCAAGTACTGGCGATTCGCGGGCAGGGCTTGATGATCGGGATCGAGCTGGCCAGCCCTTGCCGCGATCTGGCGCAGCGCGCCGCCCAAGAACACGCGCTGCTGATCAATGTGACGCGCGGCAAAATCATTCGCCTGCTGCCGCCGCTGACCCTGGACGCCAAGGAGGTGGAGATGATCGTGCGCGGTATCACCCGGTTATTGGATCAGGACCGTTGA
- a CDS encoding LysR family transcriptional regulator, with protein MDLFQAMSVYVKVVESGSMTAAAQACGLSTTMVGNHLRALEQRLGVSLLKRTTRKQSLTEFGGQYYQRCLEVLGLVADSEQLAEQARSDIPKGTLRITAPPAFGTERLAPALSEFSQRYPQIKLYVVLSNQRMDMIDSGFDVAIRLGELEPSSLIARPLQDYTITLCASPDYLARRGTPMKPEDLQQHDCLAFAYPSTDDWRDADKLWRMSGAEGEVEIPVSGSLTVNSSQALRQAALQGMGIVMLPDALVQPDVQSGKLVALLNTYQLPSRPMHVLYGQDRYRLPKLRAFVDFVMEKWAR; from the coding sequence ATGGATCTGTTCCAGGCGATGTCGGTGTACGTAAAGGTGGTTGAATCGGGCAGTATGACCGCCGCCGCCCAGGCCTGCGGCCTGTCGACCACCATGGTCGGCAACCACCTGCGCGCCCTGGAACAGCGGCTGGGCGTCAGTCTGCTCAAGCGCACCACCCGCAAACAAAGCCTCACGGAATTCGGCGGGCAGTATTACCAACGGTGCCTGGAAGTGCTGGGGCTGGTGGCCGACTCCGAGCAATTGGCCGAACAGGCCCGCAGCGATATTCCCAAAGGCACCTTGCGTATCACCGCCCCACCCGCGTTCGGCACCGAACGCCTGGCGCCGGCACTGAGCGAATTTTCCCAGCGCTACCCGCAGATCAAGCTGTACGTGGTGCTCAGCAACCAGCGTATGGACATGATCGACAGCGGCTTCGACGTGGCCATCCGCCTGGGCGAACTGGAACCCTCGAGCCTGATCGCACGCCCTCTGCAGGACTACACCATTACCCTCTGCGCCTCGCCGGATTACCTGGCGCGACGCGGCACTCCAATGAAGCCCGAAGACCTGCAGCAGCATGACTGCCTGGCGTTCGCCTACCCCTCCACCGATGACTGGCGCGATGCCGACAAGCTGTGGCGCATGAGCGGCGCCGAGGGTGAAGTGGAAATCCCGGTGTCCGGCTCACTGACCGTCAACAGCTCCCAAGCCTTGCGTCAGGCGGCGCTGCAAGGCATGGGCATCGTCATGCTGCCCGATGCCCTGGTGCAGCCGGATGTGCAGAGCGGCAAGCTGGTGGCCTTGCTGAACACCTATCAATTGCCCAGCCGCCCCATGCACGTGCTGTACGGTCAGGACCGCTATCGCCTGCCGAAACTACGGGCGTTCGTCGACTTCGTGATGGAAAAGTGGGCGCGCTAG
- the mtnA gene encoding S-methyl-5-thioribose-1-phosphate isomerase, producing MRDRLLAAEKVKAIDWHDGALHLLDQRVLPSRESWVTCSTVDEVAAAIRSMVVRGAAAIGISAAYGLVLAARERIAEGGDWQAAWEEDYALLADTRPTASNLFWALKRMRDRLDRLKKHADPLMMLEAEAIAIHESDREANLTMAQLGVELIRKHQGNAQAILTHGNAGALATGGVGTALGVIRAAFLEGMVAQVYANETRPWLQGSRLTAWELAGEGVPVTVNADSAGAHILKTKGVTWVIVGADCIAANGDVISKIGTYQLAVCAMHHGVRFMVVAPSSSLDLMMATGDDVALEERDAGELLEVAGQRFTADVEAYNPVFDVTPADLIDVIVTEKGIVERPDTAKLAQLMCRRRLH from the coding sequence ATGCGCGATCGACTGTTGGCCGCGGAGAAAGTGAAGGCCATCGATTGGCATGATGGCGCACTGCATTTGCTCGATCAGCGAGTATTGCCATCCCGGGAAAGCTGGGTGACCTGCTCGACGGTCGATGAGGTCGCGGCGGCCATTCGCTCGATGGTGGTGCGCGGCGCGGCGGCCATCGGTATCAGCGCCGCCTATGGCCTGGTGCTCGCAGCCCGCGAGCGAATCGCCGAGGGCGGTGACTGGCAGGCCGCGTGGGAAGAAGACTACGCACTGCTTGCCGATACCCGCCCGACCGCCTCCAACCTGTTCTGGGCCCTCAAGCGCATGCGTGACCGCCTCGACCGCCTCAAGAAACACGCCGACCCGTTGATGATGCTGGAAGCCGAAGCCATCGCGATCCATGAAAGCGACCGCGAAGCCAACCTGACCATGGCGCAATTGGGCGTGGAGTTGATCCGCAAGCATCAGGGCAATGCCCAGGCCATCCTGACCCATGGCAATGCGGGCGCCCTGGCCACAGGCGGGGTCGGCACGGCCCTGGGCGTGATCCGCGCCGCCTTCCTGGAAGGCATGGTCGCGCAGGTCTACGCCAACGAAACCCGCCCATGGCTGCAAGGCTCACGGTTGACCGCCTGGGAGTTGGCGGGCGAAGGCGTGCCGGTCACGGTGAATGCCGACTCTGCGGGCGCGCATATCCTCAAGACCAAGGGCGTTACCTGGGTGATCGTCGGCGCCGACTGCATCGCCGCCAATGGCGATGTGATCAGCAAAATCGGCACTTACCAGTTGGCGGTGTGCGCCATGCACCACGGCGTGCGCTTCATGGTGGTGGCGCCGAGCTCCAGCCTGGATTTGATGATGGCCACCGGCGATGACGTCGCCCTGGAAGAGCGCGATGCCGGCGAGTTGCTGGAAGTCGCCGGGCAGCGCTTTACCGCTGACGTAGAGGCCTACAACCCGGTGTTCGACGTGACCCCGGCCGACCTGATCGACGTGATCGTGACTGAAAAAGGCATCGTCGAGCGACCGGACACCGCCAAGCTGGCCCAGTTGATGTGCCGTAGACGTCTGCATTAA
- a CDS encoding YciK family oxidoreductase: MFDYSARPELLKGRIILVTGAGRGIGAAAAKTYAAHGATVLLLGKTEANLAQVYDEIEAAGHPQPVVIPFNLETALPHQYDELAAMIEKEFGHLDGLLHNASIIGPRTPIEQLSGENFMRVMHINVNAMFMLTSTLLPLLKLSQDASVVFTSSSVGRKGRAYWGAYGVSKFATEGLMQTLADELENVAPVRANSINPGATRTSMRAQAYPGENPMDNPTPEEIMPVYLYLMGPDSTGINGQAFDAQ; this comes from the coding sequence ATGTTTGATTACTCTGCACGCCCGGAACTGCTCAAAGGTCGAATCATCCTGGTGACCGGCGCCGGTCGCGGGATCGGCGCGGCGGCGGCGAAAACCTATGCCGCCCATGGCGCGACCGTGCTGCTGCTGGGCAAGACCGAAGCCAATCTGGCCCAGGTGTATGACGAGATCGAAGCCGCAGGCCATCCGCAACCGGTGGTCATCCCGTTCAACCTGGAGACGGCCCTGCCCCATCAATACGATGAGCTGGCCGCAATGATCGAAAAGGAATTCGGCCACCTCGACGGTCTGTTGCACAACGCCTCGATCATCGGCCCACGCACGCCGATCGAGCAGTTGTCCGGCGAGAATTTCATGCGGGTGATGCACATCAACGTCAACGCGATGTTCATGCTGACCAGTACGCTGCTGCCGCTGCTCAAGCTGTCCCAGGACGCGTCGGTGGTGTTCACCTCCAGCAGCGTCGGCCGCAAGGGCCGGGCGTATTGGGGCGCCTATGGCGTGTCGAAATTCGCCACCGAAGGTTTGATGCAAACCCTGGCCGACGAGCTCGAAAACGTCGCCCCGGTGCGCGCCAACAGCATCAACCCCGGCGCCACGCGCACCAGCATGCGCGCCCAGGCCTACCCAGGGGAAAACCCGATGGATAACCCGACGCCGGAAGAGATCATGCCGGTGTACCTGTACCTGATGGGCCCCGACAGTACTGGCATCAACGGGCAGGCGTTCGACGCACAGTAA
- the ubiG gene encoding bifunctional 2-polyprenyl-6-hydroxyphenol methylase/3-demethylubiquinol 3-O-methyltransferase UbiG — MSNVDHAEIAKFEALAHRWWDRESEFKPLHDINPLRVNWIDERISLAGKKVLDVGCGGGILSEAMAQRGATVLGIDMGEAPLAVAQLHQLESGVNVEYRQITAEALAEEMPEQFDVITCLEMLEHVPDPSSVIRACFRMVKPGGQVFFSTINRNPKAYLFAIIGAEYIMKLLPRGTHDFKKFIRPSELGAWSRQAGLTVKDIIGLTYNPLTKHYKLASDVDVNYMIQTLREE; from the coding sequence ATGAGCAACGTCGACCACGCCGAAATCGCCAAATTCGAAGCCCTGGCCCATCGCTGGTGGGACCGCGAAAGCGAGTTCAAACCCCTGCACGACATCAACCCGCTGCGGGTCAACTGGATTGACGAACGCATCAGCCTGGCCGGCAAGAAAGTGCTGGACGTCGGTTGCGGCGGCGGCATCCTCAGCGAAGCCATGGCCCAGCGCGGCGCCACCGTGCTGGGGATCGACATGGGCGAAGCGCCGTTGGCCGTGGCCCAGTTGCATCAGTTGGAGTCCGGGGTGAACGTCGAATACCGCCAGATCACCGCCGAAGCCCTGGCCGAAGAAATGCCGGAACAGTTCGACGTGATCACCTGCCTGGAAATGCTCGAGCACGTGCCAGACCCCTCCTCGGTGATCCGCGCCTGCTTCCGCATGGTCAAGCCCGGCGGCCAGGTGTTCTTCTCCACCATCAACCGCAACCCCAAGGCGTATCTGTTCGCGATCATCGGCGCCGAATACATCATGAAGCTGCTGCCGCGCGGCACCCACGACTTCAAGAAATTCATCCGTCCGTCCGAGCTGGGCGCGTGGAGCCGCCAGGCCGGGTTGACCGTCAAGGACATCATCGGCCTGACCTACAATCCGCTGACCAAGCACTACAAGCTGGCCAGCGACGTCGACGTCAACTACATGATCCAGACCCTGCGCGAGGAGTAA